One genomic segment of Mobula hypostoma chromosome 2, sMobHyp1.1, whole genome shotgun sequence includes these proteins:
- the ttc32 gene encoding tetratricopeptide repeat protein 32, with product MKHIKSSKYQFPRHPSQIRTVQMRNAPGADLCSGEVITQPALCAMECRAVLAKAETQFQQQNFGTAEECYTEFIHLCMEGHQKHKCAQDLAKAYNNRGQIKYLRVDFYEAMDDYTLAIENKEDFEVPYYNRGLIKYRLGFFDQALEDFRKALALNPDFKDARLSLDQTLIDKKEKESREY from the exons atgaaacacatcaagtCTTCAAAATACCAGTTTCCTCGCCACCCCAGTCAAATACGGACTGTTCAAATGCGCAACGCCCCGGGGGCGGATCTGTGCTCGGGTGAAGTGATTACACAGCCGGCCTTGTGCGCCATGGAGTGTCGGGCTGTCCTGGCAAAAGCGGAGACGCAGTTCCAGCAGCAGAACTTCGGAACGGCGGAAGAATGTTACACTGAATTCATTCACTTGTGTATGGAAGGGCACCAGAAACA CAAATGTGCTCAGGACTTGGCTAAAGCATACAACAACAGAGGCCAAATCAAGTACTTGAGAGTAGACTTTTACGAAGCTATGGATGATTACACATTAGCAATTGAAAACAAGGAAGATTTTGAAGTTCCATATTATAATCGAGGACTAATAAAATATAGATTAG GATTTTTTGACCAAGCTTTGGAAGACTTCAGGAAAGCATTGGCCTTGAATCCAGATTTTAAAGATGCCAGATTGAGCCTTGATCAGACACTAATTgataaaaaagagaaagagagtagagaataTTAG